From a region of the Phragmites australis chromosome 21, lpPhrAust1.1, whole genome shotgun sequence genome:
- the LOC133902958 gene encoding formin-like protein 4, which yields MPLLITLASVLLLLLPAAAAGEARRALHEPLFPIEWTPPPSTTTPPAPGFASDPSTPAQPVDGGPALLPPPPGPTTVAADASSSRTGPTPRLHGAGGWGTPKAAIVVASAAAAAVLALLAFAAAFLLTGRLARHPAHPHKPAAAATHPGPAAVAVHADAVGASVAGSSLGTPYRKVRTERARRGMCRDVDTVPSPELRPLPPLRRAGSSDEDAAYYTPGQRSVESGGGEGGGTWSEASASSPRTTTPSRRSLPSLTSDFFPSMPATAAAAVAQLAPLPPAPSSRRTLPRTRFSAGSASDMIKQMVSPPSNPPAPPPPPPPPPPPPAPRSNNAIPKPPPPPPEPSAGPLSARRLLKPAPTEGPSVAVPRAPVSAVKRDNENTTSTSMRTLDDAAGDEAWPKLKPLHWDKVRACSDRDMVWDQLKSNSFQLDEDMIEVLFMNNAANVPPSRDTPKKVGVPQCRQEEKVLDPKKAQNVAILLRALNVTLEEVSDALVDGNAECLGAGLLETLVKMAPTKEEELKLRNFTGDLSKLGSAERFLKAVLDIPFSFKRVDAMLYRANFESEINYLRKSFETLEAACDDIKGSRLFLKLLEAVLRTGNRMNVGTNRGQAKAFKLDTLLKLADVKGIDGKTTLLHFVVQEIVRSEDAKSEKAAENQIRNIMKDEQFRKQGLKVVSGLSNELGNVKKAASMDFDVLHGYVSKLEAGLGKIKLVIQLEKQCTHGQKFFAMMHDFLKEAELEIEQVRCEEKRALGRVKEITEYFHGDAVKEEAHPLRIFMVVRDFLSMLDHVCREVGQQDRTVVGSARSFRMSATAAMPVLNMRSHHGRESNSDEDSWSL from the exons ATGCCTCTACTCATCACGCTCGCGTcggttctcctcctcctcctcccggcaGCCGCCGCCGGCGAAGCCCGGCGGGCGCTGCACGAGCCGCTCTTCCCCATCGAATGGACCCCGCCGCCGTCCACGACAACGCCACCTGCCCCGGGCTTCGCTTCCGACCCTTCCACGCCGGCCCAGCCCGTCGACGGGGGGCCCGCGCTGCTCCCTCCGCCGCCGGGCCCCACCACTGTCGCTGCGGACGCCTCGTCCTCCCGCACCGGCCCGACCCCGCGCCTCCACGGCGCCGGTGGCTGGGGGACGCCCAAGGCCGCCATCGTCGTCGCCTccgctgctgcggcggccgTCCTCGCGCTTCTTGCCTTCGCCGCCGCGTTCCTCCTCACCGGCCGCCTCGCCCGCCACCCCGCCCATCCACACAAgcccgcggccgccgccacgcACCCTGGCCCTGCCGCCGTCGCGGTGCACGCGGACGCGGTGGGCGCCTCTGTGGCGGGATCGTCGTTGGGCACTCCGTACCGGAAGGTTCGCACGGAGCGCGCGCGGCGGGGCATGTGCCGTGACGTCGACACGGTCCCGAGCCCTGAGCTCCGGCCGCTCCCGCCGCTGCGGCGCGCGGGGTCGTCCGACGAGGATGCCGCGTACTACACGCCGGGGCAGCGCTCGGTGGAGTCCGGTGGCGGTGAGGGAGGCGGGACGTGGAGCGAGGCGAGCGCATCCAGCCCCCGCACCACCACCCCCTCCCGCCGCAGTCTCCCCAGCCTTACCAGCGACTTCTTCCCCTCGATGccggccaccgccgctgccgccgtggCGCAGCTGGCGCCCCTTCCGCCCGCTCCAAGCTCCCGCCGGACGCTGCCACGCACTCGTTTCTCCGCCGGCTCCGCCTCGGACATGATCAAACAAATGGTCTCGCCACCGTCCAATCCACCAGCCCcacccccgcctcctcctccaccaccaccaccaccagcgccAAGAAGCAACAACGCAATTCCAAAacctccacctccgccaccaGAGCCATCTGCTGGACCATTATCAGCGCGTCGTCTGCTCAAGCCAGCACCAACAGAGGGCCCGAGCGTTGCCGTGCCGAGAGCGCCCGTCTCAGCAGTCAAGAGGGACAATGAGAACACTACCAGCACGTCAATGCGGACGCTGGATGATGCTGCCGGTGATGAAGCCTGGCCGAAACTGAAGCCGCTGCACTGGGACAAGGTCCGGGCATGCTCCGACCGCGACATGGTCTGGGACCAGCTCAAATCCAACTCATTCCA GCTGGATGAGGACATGATCGAGGTGCTTTTCATGAACAATGCGGCAAATGTGCCTCCTAGTAGGGATACTCCAAAGAAAGTTGGTGTGCCACAGTGCAGACAAGAGGAGAAGGTCCTTGATCCCAAGAAGGCACAAAATGTTGCCATCCTGCTGCGTGCGCTGAATGTCACACTGGAGGAGGTCTCCGATGCACTGGTAGATG GAAATGCTGAATGTTTGGGAGCTGGACTTTTGGAAACCTTAGTAAAGATGGCTCCTACGAAGGAGGAAGAACTAAAGCTTCGGAACTTCACTGGGGACTTATCAAAGCTTGGTTCGGCAGAGCGTTTTCTTAAGGCAGTGCTTGATATACCTTTTTCCTTCAAAAGAGTTGACGCTATGCTATATCGAGCAAATTTTGAGAGTGAAATAAATTACCTCAGAAAGTCTTTTGAAACACTAGAG GCAGCTTGCGATGATATAAAAGGCAGTAGATTGTTCCTAAAGCTGCTTGAAGCTGTCCTGAGAACTGGGAACCGAATGAATGTTGGCACAAACCGGGGCCAGGCAAAAGCCTTCAAGTTGGACACCCTCCTAAAGCTTGCAGATGTCAAAGGCATCGATGGCAAAACCACCCTTCTACACTTTGTTGTTCAAGAAATTGTCCGATCTGAAGATGCAAAATCTGAGAAAGCTGCAGAAAACCAAATCAGAAATATCATGAAAGACGAACAGTTCCGCAAGCAAGGCCTGAAAGTTGTGTCTGGGCTGAGCAACGAGCTAGGTAACGTCAAGAAAGCAGCTAGCATGGACTTCGATGTGCTGCATGGGTATGTATCCAAGCTGGAAGCTGGTCTTGGGAAGATCAAGTTGGTCATCCAGCTGGAGAAGCAGTGCACCCATGGCCAGAAGTTCTTTGCCATGATGCATGACTTTCTCAAGGAAGCTGAGCTGGAGATCGAACAAGTCAGGTGTGAGGAGAAGAGGGCTCTGGGAAGAGTGAAAGAGATCACTGAGTACTTCCACGGCGATGCCGTGAAGGAGGAAGCACACCCTCTGAGGATATTCATGGTGGTGAGGGACTTCCTCTCCATGTTGGACCATGTCTGCAGGGAAGTCGGCCAGCAGGACAGAACAGTTGTTGGGTCTGCAAGGTCCTTCCGTATGTCAGCGACTGCTGCAATGCCGGTCCTGAATATGCGCAGCCACCATGGAAGAGAGAGCAACTCCGATGAAGATAGTTGGTCGCTGTAG